The Rosa rugosa chromosome 1, drRosRugo1.1, whole genome shotgun sequence genomic sequence TCAATAGCTTTGCTTCTTCCAATCTCCTTCTGGTAGCAGCAAAGGTTTCTAAGTGCGTAGAGCATTCGGGAAGAAGAAAATGCACCCAGCCCCCGGAAAAGATTATAGTTGAACATTATATTATTCACGGACCCCTTCAGATGTCATCATTGAATTGCTAGTAAAGTAAAGGAAATGATAGAAAGGACCTCAATCAATCCAGTTCAAGGATATGCATGAGAGGGACAAATATAACATAAATACATACATACTTTATATTTTAAAACTCCAattaaaatataagaaaattttctatattttctttgaaaaccaattgaaaAGAAGTCTATTAATAATCTTACCTTACCTAAGAAATTTTTTTGGATCCGCCACTGTAATTGATTAAACGAACATTTTGATTCACTCTCTAGGAACATAAGAAAAAAAGATGACCTCTATGAAGAAACTTGCATGTGTCAAAAAGAAATTCACCTCAAGAATTTCGCATGAGGAACACCTTGAACTGGGTTTGTAGTCAATTAATAATTTTTCATCATAAACAAAAGCTATGGAGGTTGAACAAAAATAGAGgatcgacaaaaaaaaaacgtagAAAGAATATTTGTAAGAAAAATTAATGAATGGAGTTACGGTGAGTAAATTCACCTCAAAGTTTCTATATATTACAAACTTTCTGTATTTTGTATATAAACAATATAAATAAGTTTACGTTAGTCATTTAAGGGAGGTCTAATGAGCAAATTTGttgtttaaaaagaaaaagggaggtGTAATTAGCAGACTCTCTGTTTTAGCTCCTTAGCTactttagagagcatgtttagctttttatctattttagcaactgcaccagacttctaagtggctctctattataacttttagttatctcgctcctaaatataaagagcgagatgaggctctctagaatttaaaacattcattttaagttatttatataatttatataacatttaaactatttaattttcatttaaaaaataatataaattcaaaattagttaaaatagagagcactgatgctGACATATATCTAAAGTGGCTagtcaaaatgactttttaactactttggctaaaatttaactaaaaaattgctagcattgctaaagatgctctaaagaGCATAGAGGTCTGGAGAGAAAATTTAGAGGTCCTAATAGAAACTCTATATCTCTATACCTCTTTAAAGTTTTGCAGTAGTTAATAATCCAGATCTAAATGAGTCGAGCTAAAGTTAACCGTCAAAGATATTAAATTTGGCTTGATTAAGATAGACCTAGTAATTGTAATTGTGTTCAAATGTGAGTTTGCTTAGGTTGATTTGTTTGACAACGAGATCAAGTGATATACTCGGCTTAAATTTGTTATAATGCAATTGCCATTGAAGTTTCGGATGTTTTAaattttagtttaatttgtgCTCAACCGTGTGAACCGAATTTAGATGAAGCTGTCCAACTTCGAGCGAGCCAAACTCAATGTAATAGTACATTTCAAATTCTTTACCGTTTTCATTTCTATTCTTAACTGAATtggatcaaaaattaaaaactcaGGGTTATGGCCGTTATGCCATACTTGGTTGGATAATGTCTAAAACTCCACAAGTAGATGCAATCTTTTATTTCCAGTCTTAGCCAGCCAGGTGTACAAGAAGATTCATGTATTGAAAAATGTGTCAAAGGCTATGAGACTTATCCATGCAAAATTATGTGTACCTCTTTTTTTGGGTCTATCTGGAATTTTTGAAAACAGAATTTATGGATTTAGATACCAGCACCACCTTGGCGTGGCAACCATTGCCCCCATCTCTTTCTCTGCTCTCCCTGACTTACTATTTAATCGCATAACACTGCAACCAATTCGAAACCATTTTCCATATATCAGAGCAAATCTCAAATACCAAAAGCAaagatcaaaatcaaaatcaagctCAAATTCATAAAGATGTCTTCTTTGTCCACGTCTTGCTTCACTTGTTCTGTACTTCGAATCCcttctcttctttctcctcAGAATCTCAATCAGAGGTCTTTGTTATCACTAACTGGGAACCCAGATCGAATTCGTGGCAATCGGATTGCATGCAAGAGCTTAAACTTCTGGTGAGTAATTACTAATTAGTCTTTACCAGAAAAGATTGTAATGTATAATAGTGTGTTTTACTGATTCTGATTGTTGTTTGGCATTTGGGAAAGTTCGAAGGCTAGTCTGAGAGGGAATTTGGAGGCCACCGGAGTTCCGACGTCGGTGCCGGTGCGTGTGGCTCACGAGCTTCTTCTAGCCGGACACAAGTATTTGGATGTCAGGTCTGTTATGTGATATGAAAAGTCTTATCTTTGATCCTATTCTATGAACGTCTTATGTTTGATTCATTTCTAACATGCAAAGTCTGAtaatttattgtttttgtttctgggtACCTTTTGTGTTTAGGACTCCTGAAGAGTTTAGTGCAGGACATCCTTCTGGTGCAGTTAACATTCCTTACTTGTACAAAGTTGGATCAGGTTCAATTTTTGTTCTTCcaaaccttcttcttcttcttcttcttcttcactagtttgtgttctatataattttttttttctttcaaacttTTGGGTACCGAAGTAGAAAAGTGGTTCAAGAATCAGATGTATTGTTCTATGCAGGGATGTCAAAGAACCCAGAGTTTGTGAAGGAAGTGT encodes the following:
- the LOC133727173 gene encoding rhodanese-like domain-containing protein 15, chloroplastic isoform X2; translation: MSSLSTSCFTCSVLRIPSLLSPQNLNQRSLLSLTGNPDRIRGNRIACKSLNFCSKASLRGNLEATGVPTSVPVRVAHELLLAGHKYLDVRTPEEFSAGHPSGAVNIPYLYKVGSGMSKNPEFVKEVSSHFRKHDEIIVGFSGITDIAGGYAAWTQNRLPTEL
- the LOC133727173 gene encoding rhodanese-like domain-containing protein 15, chloroplastic isoform X1, whose protein sequence is MSSLSTSCFTCSVLRIPSLLSPQNLNQRSLLSLTGNPDRIRGNRIACKSLNFCSKASLRGNLEATGVPTSVPVRVAHELLLAGHKYLDVRTPEEFSAGHPSGAVNIPYLYKVGSGMSKNPEFVKEVSSHFRKHDEIIVGCQLGKRSMMAATDLVAAGFSGITDIAGGYAAWTQNRLPTEL